Proteins from a genomic interval of Medicago truncatula cultivar Jemalong A17 chromosome 3, MtrunA17r5.0-ANR, whole genome shotgun sequence:
- the LOC11432293 gene encoding transmembrane protein 147: MTVFHFFNCAILTFGPHAVYYSATPLSEYDTLGTSIKAAVVYLATALVKLICLATFLKVSESDSFDPYQEFLKALIGFIDVAGLYFALTQLTHRNISQNHKFQAVGLGWAFADSVLHRLAPLWVGARGLEFTWEYILQGLEANANLVLSISLAGLGSLMWLRKNKPKTLIPIIYLCAGIVATMPSITSYLRRGLGWHLPKVVGFELFTSLVMAFISWQLFAACQRPSA; this comes from the exons ATGACGGTGTTTCACTTCTTCAACTGTGCAATTCTCACCTTCGGTCCTCACGCCGTCTACTATTCCGCCACACCTTT ATCTGAGTATGATACACTCGGTACTTCTATCAAAGCCGCAGTTGTTTATCTCGCCACAGCATTAGTAAAG CTTATTTGTTTGGCTACTTTTCTTAAGGTATCTGAAAGTGATAGCTTTGATCCGTACCAG GAATTTTTGAAGGCCTTAATAGGTTTTATTGATGTTGCTGGCCTTTATTTTGCCTTAACCCAGTTGACTCACAGAAATATCTCtcaaaatcataagtttcaaGCAGTTGGACTTG GTTGGGCGTTTGCGGATTCTGTACTGCATAGGCTGGCTCCTCTTTGGGTGGGTGCTAGAGGATTAGAATTTACTTGGGAGTACATTTTGCAGGGCCTAGAGGCTAATGCAAATTTG GTTTTGAGCATATCTCTCGCTGGACTGGGATCTTTGATGTGGCTCCGAAAGAATAAACCCAAGACGCTCATTCCTATTATATACTTGTGTGCTGGGATTGTAGCTACCATGCCATCTATCACAAG CTATTTGAGACGTGGATTGGGGTGGCATCTTCCCAAAGTGGTCGGTTTTGAGCTCTTCACATCCTTGGTGATGGCTTTTATAAGTTGGCAACTGTTTGCTGCATGTCAGAGACCTTCAGCGTGA
- the LOC11420888 gene encoding pollen-specific leucine-rich repeat extensin-like protein 3 encodes MQVQGWFLLFSFFLFSPTSFFSHAISNEEAASIARRQMLHLQENEDLPENYVDTYKTDLKFPNPNLKSAYIALQAWKKAIYSDPTNFTSNWEGPNVCSYNGIFCAASLNDSKIQVVAGIDLNQADIAGYIPAEFGLLADIALLHINSNRFCGVLPKSFSKLKLLHELDISNNRFVGKFPCHVLSIPDIKFIDIRFNEFEGEIPPELFNKTLDAIFINNNRFTSTIPENMGNSPASVIVFANNGISGCIPSSIGQMKNLNEFVVIGNNLTGCLPEDIGKLQQLAVFDVSENLFVGALPKTLQGLSEVEVISIAHNKLTGSVPKSICSLPNLANFTFSYNYFNVEEEGCVPPGKEIELEDMDNCIPNRPKQKTTNDCNVVISKPVDCTKGLCSSKPSQSNSPSNPPTEKPTPSVPKPQPQPTPSQTPTPSTPKPTPSPQPKPTPSSPPPTPSTPEAEPPIEDDPHNEAPKRRTRSPPPPVQSSPPPVHSPSPPVHSPPPPVHSPPPPVHSPPPPVHSPPPPVHSPPPPVHSPPPPVHSPPPPVHSPPPPPVHSPPPPVHSPPPPVHSPPPPVHSPPPPPVHSPPPPVHSPPPPVHSPPPPVHSPPPPVHSPPPPVHSPPPPVHSPPPPVHSPPPPVFSPPPPVHSPPPPTASPPPPVNAPPPEDDIILPPHFGSSYASPPPPIIAGY; translated from the coding sequence ATGCAAGTCCAGGGCTGGTTTCTCTTGTTCTCATTTTTCCTCTTTTCACCaacatcatttttctctcaTGCAATTTCCAATGAAGAAGCCGCTTCCATTGCTCGTCGTCAAATGTTACATCTTCAAGAAAATGAGGATTTACCCGAAAACTATGTAGATACCTATAAAACAGATTTAAAATTTCCTAATCCTAATCTCAAAAGTGCTTACATAGCACTACAAGCATGGAAAAAAGCAATTTATTCAGACCCAACCAACTTCACATCAAATTGGGAGGGCCCTAATGTTTGTTCTTACAATGGAATTTTTTGTGCAGCTTCTCTTAATGATTCAAAAATTCAAGTTGTAGCTGGGATTGATCTTAATCAAGCAGACATTGCAGGATACATTCCTGCTGAGTTTGGTTTGTTAGCTGATATTGCTCTTTTGCATATAAACTCAAATAGGTTTTGTGGGGTTCTCCCAAAAAGTTTTTCAAAGTTAAAGCTTTTGCACGAGTTGGATATTAGTAACAACCGTTTTGTTGGAAAATTCCCTTGTCATGTTCTTTCAATTCCAGATATAAAATTCATTGATATCAGGTTCAATGAATTTGAAGGAGAAATTCCTCCAGAGCTTTTTAACAAAACACTCGACGCTatatttataaacaacaacagATTCACATCAACAATACCAGAAAATATGGGAAATTCTCCAGCATCAGTCATTGTTTTTGCCAACAACGGTATTAGTGGTTGTATTCCTTCAAGCATTGGCcaaatgaaaaatttgaatgagtttGTTGTAATCGGTAATAACCTTACTGGTTGTTTGCCTGAGGATATTGGAAAGCTTCAACAGTTAGCCGTTTTTGACGTGAGTGAGAACTTATTTGTTGGTGCCTTGCCAAAGACATTGCAGGGACTGAGTGAGGTTGAAGTAATCTCTATTGCACATAACAAGCTTACAGGTTCTGTTCCAAAAAGTATCTGTAGTTTGCCTAATTTGGCGAACTTTACATTCTCCTATAACTATTTTAACGTCGAGGAAGAAGGTTGTGTGCCTCCTGGAAAAGAAATTGAGTTGGAAGACATGGATAATTGTATACCTAATAGGCCAAAACAAAAGACAACAAATGATTGCAATGTGGTTATAAGCAAACCTGTGGATTGCACCAAGGGATTATGTAGTAGTAAACCATCTCAATCCAATTCTCCTTCAAATCCTCCAACTGAGAAACCAACACCTTCAGTGCCTAAGCCACAACCGCAACCTACACCTTCGCAAACCCCAACACCATCGACACCAAAGCCAACACCAAGTCCACAACCTAAACCAACACCATCCAGTCCACCACCAACCCCTTCTACACCTGAAGCAGAACCACCAATTGAGGATGATCCTCATAATGAAGCACCCAAAAGAAGAACACGATCACCGCCGCCACCAGTTCAATCCTCACCACCTCCTGTGCATTCTCCTTCACCACCAGTTCATTCACCACCTCCACCGGTTCACTCACCTCCTCCACCAGTAcattcaccaccaccaccagtGCACTCTCCACCACCTCCCGTTCACTCACCTCCTCCACCAGTTCACTCCCCACCACCACCAGTTCATTCTCCACCACCACCTGTTCACTCACCTCCTCCGCCACCAGTACACTCTCCACCACCACCAGTTCATTCACCTCCTCCACCAGTACATTCTCCACCACCACCGGTTCATTCCCCTCCTCCTCCACCAGTACATTCTCCACCACCACCGGTTCATTCACCTCCTCCACCAGTACATTCTCCACCACCACCGGTTCATTCCCCTCCTCCACCAGTACATTCTCCACCACCACCAGTTCATTCACCTCCTCCACCAGTACACTCTCCACCACCACCCGTTCACTCACCTCCTCCACCCGTTttctcaccaccaccacctgtCCACTCTCCACCTCCACCAACTGCATCACCTCCTCCTCCTGTTAATGCACCACCTCCAGAAGATGATATCATTTTACCCCCTCACTTTGGCTCTTCATATGCTTCACCTCCTCCACCAATCATTGCTGGTTACTAA
- the LOC11431369 gene encoding thylakoidal processing peptidase 1, chloroplastic yields the protein MAIRVTFSFSGYVAQNLVSSAGVRVANSRCVQECCILSRLFGSNPKPDLERSGGFRNRNLYSDFTKPRNSPVSVYSTLAGEILSESCNNPIILGLISMMKSTAISGSTSAAMGAMGISPFKTSSIIPFLQGSKWLPCNESVPTATTWEVDKGGTRIQSQPVSVSSDKESRLDLNQKENTNGWISKLLNVCSEDAKAVFTAVTVSLLFKSFLAEPKSIPSASMYPTLEVGDRVLTEKFSFFFRKPDVSDIVIFKAPSWLKAYGFSSSDVFIKRVVAKAGDVVEVRDGKLLVNGVAEDEEFVLEPLAYELAPMVVPKGHVFVMGDNRNKSFDSHNWGPLPIENIVGRSMFRYWPPSKVSDTVMVHKSSPGNKSVAVS from the exons ATGGCTATCCGAGTTACCTTCTCCTTTTCCGGCTATGTTGCCCAAAACTTAGTTTCCTCCGCCGGCGTTCGAGTCGCGAATTCTCGTTGTGTCCAAGAGTGTTGCATCCTTTCGCGCCTCTTTGGATCCAACCCGAAACCCGATCTCGAACGTTCCGGCGGCTTTCGCAATCGGAATCTCTATTCCGATTTCACAAAACCTAGAAACTCACCTGTTTCTGTTTATTCTACCCTCGCCGGAGAAATTCTCTCCGAAAGCTGCAACAATCCAATCATCTTAGGATTAATTTCAATGATGAAGTCAACGGCGATTTCTGGGTCAACATCGGCGGCTATGGGTGCTATGGGTATTTCACCATTCAAAACTTCTTCGATTATACCATTTTTGCAGGGTTCGAAGTGGCTTCCTTGTAATGAATCTGTTCCTACAGCTACAACTTGGGAGGTTGATAAAGGTGGAACGCGAATACAATCACAACCTGTTTCTGTttcttctgacaaagaatcgcGTTTGGATTTGAATCAGAAGGAGAATACTAATGGTTGGATTTCGAAATTGTTGAATGTTTGTTCTGAAGATGCTAAAGCTGTTTTCACTGCTGTTACTGTTAGTTTGTTGTTTAAATCGTTTTTGGCTGAACCCAAATCTATTCCTTCTGCTTCTATGTATCCAACTCTTGAAGTTGGTGATCGTGTTCTAACAGAAaag TTTTCCTTCTTCTTTAGAAAGCCTGATGTGTCTGATATTGTGATCTTCAAAGCACCATCTTGGTTGAAG GCATATGGTTTTAGTTCTTCTgatgtttttataaaaagggTTGTAGCTAAAGCTGGTGATGTTGTTGAA GTTCGTGATGGGAAACTTCTGGTGAATGGTGTTGCTGAAGATGAGGAATTTGTTTTAGAGCCTCTTGCTTACGAGTTGGCTCCAATG GTTGTTCCAAAAGGACATGTCTTTGTGATGGGAGACAACCGTAACAAGAGTTTTGATTCTCATAACTG GGGTCCGCTTCCAATCGAGAACATTGTTGGTAGGTCCATGTTTCGCTACTGGCCTCCATCCAAAGTATCCGACACCGTCATGGTTCATAAATCCTCACCTGGAAATAAATCTGTGGCAGTTTCTTGA
- the LOC11431370 gene encoding protein NRT1/ PTR FAMILY 4.5, which produces MGICRSMATQPRIQRRLGGKRAALFVYAMEGLENMAFVANAVSLITYFTGSMNFSLTKSATTLTNLMGTAFLLPLLGGLISDTYLSRFKTCVLFASMELLGYGILTIQARFQQLRPIPCKDIAPIDMNQCEPANGSQAAILYTGLYLFALGTSGVKAALPALGADQFDDKDPKEAAQLSSFFNWFLLSLTTGAIFGVTFINWISSNQGWYWSFTVCTIAVFLSILSICMGKSFYRNNTPKGSPLIRIIQVFVAAFKNRKLEIPENAEEMHEIHEKERGDSYEILKRTDQFRFLDRAAVGGNSTGSWNLCTVTQVEETKILVRMLPIILSTIFMNTCLAQLQTFSIQQSTTLDTNILGFKMPGPSLPVIPLLFMFVLIPLYDRVFVPLIRRITGIPTGIRHLQRIGIGLVLSAISMLVAGFVETRRKSVAIEHNMVDSTEPLPMSVFWLGFQYAIFGAADMFTLIGLLEFFYAESSAGMKSLSTAISWCSVAFGYFTSSVVVEVVNKVSGGWLASNNLNRDKLNYFYWLLSIISVINFVFYLVCASWYRYKTVEDKQLGDSNDVDMVKV; this is translated from the exons ATG GGAATCTGCAGAAGTATGGCTACACAACCAAGGATACAAAGAAGACTAGGAGGGAAAAGAGCTGCACTTTTTGTATATG CTATGGAAGGGTTAGAGAACATGGCTTTTGTTGCCAATGCAGTGAGCTTAATAACTTATTTCACTGGGTCCATGAACTTCAGCTTAACAAAATCAGCAACAACCCTAACCAACTTAATGGGAACTGCTTTTTTACTACCACTCCTAGGTGGATTAATTTCTGATACATATTTGTCTAGGTTCAAGACTTGTGTTCTGTTTGCAAGCATGGAATTGTTG GGATATGGTATCCTAACAATTCAAGCACGTTTCCAACAATTAAGACCAATTCCTTGCAAAGATATAGCACCAATTGATATGAACCAATGTGAGCCTGCTAATGGAAGCCAAGCAGCTATACTTTATACAGGACTATACCTTTTTGCATTAGGAACAAGTGGTGTTAAAGCAGCTTTACCAGCCTTAGGAGCTGACCAATTTGATGATAAAGATCCAAAAGAAGCAGCTCAACTTTCAAGCTTTTTTAATTGGTTCTTACTTAGCCTTACCACAGGAGCAATATTTGGTGTTACTTTCATTAATTGGATTAGTTCTAACCAAGGATGGTATTGGAGTTTTACTGTATGCACTATAGCAGTCTTTCTATCAATTCTGTCTATTTGCATGGGTAAGTCATTCTACAGAAACAATACTCCAAAGGGAAGTCCTCTAATTAGAATCATACAG GTGTTTGTGGCAGCCTTCAAAAACAGAAAACTCGAAATTCCTGAGAATGCAGAAGAAATGCATGAGATCCATGAAAAAGAAAGAGGAGACAGTTATGAAATCCTTAAGAGGACTGATCAATTCAG ATTCTTAGACAGAGCAGCAGTTGGGGGAAACAGTACAGGATCATGGAATCTTTGCACAGTGACACAAgtagaagaaacaaaaatcCTAGTCCGAATGCTACCAATCATATTAAGCACAATATTTATGAACACATGTTTAGCACAGCTTCAAACTTTCAGCATACAACAAAGCACAACCTTGGACACAAACATCTTGGGATTCAAAATGCCAGGACCCTCCCTCCCAGTAATCCCTCTATTGTTCATGTTTGTCCTAATTCCTCTATACGACCGAGTTTTCGTCCCGCTTATTCGAAGAATCACAGGAATCCCAACCGGAATCCGACACCTTCAAAGAATTGGAATTGGATTGGTTCTATCAGCTATATCAATGTTAGTTGCTGGTTTTGTCGAAACACGTCGAAAATCTGTAGCCATAGAACATAATATGGTAGATAGCACGGAGCCTTTACCAATGAGTGTTTTTTGGTTGGGTTTTCAATATGCTATTTTTGGAGCTGCAGACATGTTTACACTTATTGGACTTCTAGAGTTTTTCTATGCAGAAAGTTCAGCTGGAATGAAATCACTTAGTACAGCAATTTCTTGGTGTTCTGttgcatttggttattttacAAGCTCAGTGGTTGTTGAGGTTGTTAACAAAGTGAGTGGTGGTTGGTTGGCTAGTAATAATTTGAATAGAGACAAGCTTAACTACTTTTATTGGTTATTGTCAATCATAAGTGTTATAAACTTTGTATTTTACTTGGTTTGTGCTTCTTGGTATAGATACAAAACAGTGGAAGACAAACAACTAGGTGATTCAAATGATGTTGACATGGTTAAGGTTTAA